In the Sphingobium sp. Z007 genome, TCTACGACACCCATTATACCGAACGCTATCTGGGCCAGCCGCAGGACAAAGGCAGCGCCTATCCGGGGGCCGGCGCGGTGGATGACGCGGTGAAGATCGCCGATCCGCTGCTGCTGATTCACGGCATGTCCGACGATAATGTCGTGTTCGACAATGCGACCGCGCTGATGGCCAAGATGCAGGGCGCGGCGGTTCCGTTCGAGATGATGGCCTATCCGGGCCAGACCCATCGCGTCGGCGGGCCGGGCGTCAGTGTCCACGTGTGGAAGACGATCGAACATTTCCTGGCCGAACATGCTGGCGGGCCGGACGTGGCTTCGAAATAAAATTGCGCGGGAGTAGGGTTTTGCAGCAGGCAAGCCCTTCTTTCTGGACAATTGTGGCCACATCGCTATGGCGCGCACTCCGCAATCCTGCGTTGAACTGGAGTCTTTTGTCATGGGTTATAGGGTCGTCGTCGTCGGAGCCACGGGGAATGTGGGCCGCGAGATGCTGACCATTCTCGCCGAGCGCGAGTTTCCTATTGACGAGATCGCGGCGGTCGCTTCGTCGCGGTCGCAGGGGCTGACCATTGATTTCGGTGACAGCGGCAAGACCATGAAATGCCAGAATATCGAGCATTTCGACTTTACCGGATGGGACATCGCCCTGTTCGCCGCGGGTAGCGGCGCGACCGAAATCTATGCGCCCAAGGCGGCGGCGGCCGGCTGCGTCGTGATCGACAACAGCTCGCTCTATCGCATGGACCCGGACGTGCCCTTGATCGTGCCCGAAGTGAACCCGGACGCGATCGACGGCTATAAGAAGAAGAACATCATCGCCAACCCCAACTGCTCGACCGCGCAGATGGTCGTGGCGTTGAAGCCGCTGCACGATTTTGCCAAGATCAAGCGCGTGGTCGTGTCCACCTACCAGTCGGTGTCCGGCGCGGGCAAGGCGGGCATGGACGAACTGTTCGAGCAGAGCCGCAACATCTTCGTCGGCGATCCTGCCGAGCCCAAGAAGTTCACCAAGCAGATCGCCTTCAACGTGATCCCGCATATCGACGTGTTCCTGGACGATGGTTCGACCAAGGAAGAATGGAAGATGGTCGCGGAAACCAAGAAGATCCTCGATCCCAAGGTGAAGGTCACCGCAACCTGCGTGCGCGTGCCGGTGTTCGTGGGCCATTCCGAATCGATCAACATCGAGTTCGAGAATGAGATTTCGGCCAAGGAAGCGCAGGACATATTGCGCGAGGCGCCCGGCATCATGCTGGTCGATAAGCGTGAGGATGGCGGCTATATCACGCCGATCGAGTGCGTGGGCGATTTCGCGACCTTCATCAGCCGCGTGCGGGAAGATTCCACGATCGAGAACGGCATCAACCTGTGGTGCGTCAGCGATAATCTGCGCAAGGGCGCGGCGCTGAACGCAGTGCAGATCGCGGAACTGCTCGGCCGTCGCCACCTTAAGAAGGGGTAAGGCCTGTCATGATTGCCGGCGCTGTTGCGATGTGGAAGGCTCTTCCGATCGCGCAGCGCCGGATGATCGTCGCGCTGCTCTGCGCCGTTGGCCTGGCCAATATCGCGCAACCCTATCCCGACCTCGCACCGCTGCAGCATGGGCCGACGATCGCGCTGATCCTGGCGACGCCCTGGCTGCTAGGGCGTTGGCCGATTTCGACATCGTCTGTCGGCTGCATCTGGCTGTTCCTGCTGCTCCACACATTGGGCGCACGCTGGATCTACAGCTATGTGCCCTATGACGACTGGGCGCGGACGCTGAGCGGGCATGATGTCTCCAGCCTCTTCGGTACGACGCGCAATGGCTATGACCGGCTGGTGCATTTCTCATTCGGCGCATTGCTGACCGCGCCGGTCGCGGAGGTCGCGCGGCGGCATGGCGGATTGTCGCTGCGTTGGGGGCTGGCCTTTGCGTTCGCAGCGATCGGCCTGGGCAGCGCCATTTATGAGATTTTCGAATGGCTGCTCACCATCCTGGCGGCGGGCGAGACGGCGGATTATTATAATGGCCAGCAAGGCGACGTGTGGGACGCGCAAAAGGACATGGCCGCGGCCCAGATTGGCAGCGCATTGGCGCTCATCGCCCTCTTGCGCCGCCGCGGATGACACCATATCGGCAGGGCATCCCAGCCCAAGAGGAAATGCCCCGATGACCGACCTGCTGATCGAACGCCATGAGATCAAGGGTTTCGACGGATTGCCGATTGCGGTGCATATGGTCGGAACAGGGCGCGACCTGGTGCTGATCCATGGCTATTTCTCCAACGCCTATACCAACTGGATTCGCTACGGCCATGCTGCCAAGCTGGTGGAGGCGGGGTTTCGACTGATCCTGCCGGACCTGCGCGGCCATGGGGATAGCGCCAAGCCGCACGATCCCGCCGCCTATCCGGCCGACGCGCTGACCGACGATAATCTGGGGCTGGTCGCGCAACTGGGCCTGACCGACTATGATCTGGGCGGTTATTCGCTGGGCGCGCGGACGACGGTGCGGATGCTGGCGCGGGGCGCGACGCCGCGCCGTGTGATCCTGAGCGGCATGGGGCTGCGCGGCCTGGTGCAGACGCTGGACAATGGCGGCTATTATACCAATGTCCTGACCAACCTCGGCACGTTCCCGCGCGGCACGTCGGAATGGATGACCGAAGCGTTCCTGAAAACCACCAAGGGCGACCCGGCGGCGTTGCTCAATATCCTCAACACCTTCGTCGATACCGACGAGGCGACGATCGCGGGCTTCCAGCAGCCGACCGAAGTGATTTGCGGCGCGGACGACGACAGCAACGGCAATGCCCGCGAACTGGCCGATGTGCTGCCCCATGGCCGCTATGTCGAGGTGCCGGGCAATCACATGAACGCCGTTACGCGCAAGGAGCTGGGCCAGGCGATGGTCGATTTCCTGACGGCTTGACTGTATCGCCGGAGCAAGCCACCTTCCCCTGCATAACCGATCAGGGGATATCCATGAAAATCGCTATATCGATGGCCGCGCTTGCGGCTGCCCTCGTCGCTTCGCCGGTGATGGCGCAGCAGGCGCGTGTTGCCGCCACGGCTGCTGCGCCGACGGCGGCCGACGCCGACGCCTTCCTCGCGAAGGCAGAAAAGACGCTCTTCGACCAGTCGATCGTCAGCGGTCGCGCGGCGTGGATCAATGCCACTTACATCACGGACGATACCGATGCGATGGCGTCCTATTTCGGCGCGATCGATACCAGGCAGCGGGTCGATTATGCGCTGGAAGCGGCGAAATATGCGACCGCGCCAGGCTTGAGCGAGGAAACCAAGCGCCGGCTGACGCTGCTGCGCACCGCGCTGACCCTGCCCGCACCGACGACGCCGGGCGCGGCCGAGGAACTGAACGATCTCGCGACCAAGCTCCAGTCCGCCTATGGCAAGGGGAAGGGGACGCTCAAGGGCCAGCCGATCAACGGCAGCGACATTGAAGAGCAGATGGGGGTTAACCGCAACCCCGAAGAGCTGAAGGAAATGTGGGTCAGTTGGCACGACAATGTCGGCGCGCCGATGCGCACCGACTATGCCAAACTGGTCGGCATCGCCAATGCCGGGGCCAAGGAATTGGGCTTTGCCGATACCGGGGCGATGTGGCGTTCGAAATATGACATGCCGGCCGACGATTTCGCCAAGCTGACCGACAAGATCTGGGCGGAGGTCAAGCCGCTCTATGATGACCTCCATTGCTATACCCGCACCAAGCTCAATGAGAAATATGGCGATGCGGTGCAGCCCAAGACGGGGCCGATCCGCGCCGACCTGTTGGGCAATATGTGGGCGCAGGAATGGGGCAATATCTATGATGTGGTGGCGCCGGCGGGGGCAGGCGACCTGGGCTTCGACACGACCGACCTGTTGACGGCCAAGGGCTATGACCCGGTCAAGATGGTGAAGGCGGGCGAGGGCTTCTATAGTTCGCTGGGTTTCGAGCCGCTGCCGCAGACCTTCTGGGACCGGTCGCAAATCACCAAGCCGCGCGACCGGGAGGTGATCTGTCACGCATCGGCCTGGGACCTGGACAATAAGAACGACATCCGCATCAAGATGTGCACCAAGGTCAATGGCGACGACTTCGTCACCATCCATCATGAGCTGGGCCATAATTATTACCAGCGCGCCTATCAGGCGCAAAAGCCGCTCTATCTGGACGGCGCCAATGACGGCTTCCATGAAGCGATCGGCGACTTCGTGGCGCTGTCGATCACGCCCGACTATCTGGTGAAGATCGGCCTGCTCGATCCCGCAAAGGTGCCGGGCGCGGACAAGGATACGGGGCTGCTGCTGCGGCAGGCGATGGACAAGGTCGCCTTCCTGCCGTTCGGCCTGCTGATCGACAAATGGCGTTGGGGTGTGTTCGACGGATCGATCCCGCAGAGCCAGTATGAAAAGGGCTGGACCGACCTGCGCCTGCAATATCAGGGCATCGTCCCACCCGTGTCCCGCGACGAGACGAAGTTCGATGCCGGCGGCAAATATCATATCCCCGGCAACACGCCCTACACCCGTTACTTCCTCGCGCGGGTGCTCCAGTTCCAATTCTACGAAGCCGCTTGCAAGCAGGCCGGATGGAAGGGACCGCTGCACCGCTGTTCCTTCTACGGGAACAAGGCCGTGGGCGCGAAACTTGATGCGATGT is a window encoding:
- a CDS encoding M2 family metallopeptidase, yielding MKIAISMAALAAALVASPVMAQQARVAATAAAPTAADADAFLAKAEKTLFDQSIVSGRAAWINATYITDDTDAMASYFGAIDTRQRVDYALEAAKYATAPGLSEETKRRLTLLRTALTLPAPTTPGAAEELNDLATKLQSAYGKGKGTLKGQPINGSDIEEQMGVNRNPEELKEMWVSWHDNVGAPMRTDYAKLVGIANAGAKELGFADTGAMWRSKYDMPADDFAKLTDKIWAEVKPLYDDLHCYTRTKLNEKYGDAVQPKTGPIRADLLGNMWAQEWGNIYDVVAPAGAGDLGFDTTDLLTAKGYDPVKMVKAGEGFYSSLGFEPLPQTFWDRSQITKPRDREVICHASAWDLDNKNDIRIKMCTKVNGDDFVTIHHELGHNYYQRAYQAQKPLYLDGANDGFHEAIGDFVALSITPDYLVKIGLLDPAKVPGADKDTGLLLRQAMDKVAFLPFGLLIDKWRWGVFDGSIPQSQYEKGWTDLRLQYQGIVPPVSRDETKFDAGGKYHIPGNTPYTRYFLARVLQFQFYEAACKQAGWKGPLHRCSFYGNKAVGAKLDAMLQMGASKPWPDALQAFTGRREMSGKALVNYFAPLQKWLITQNKGKSCGW
- a CDS encoding aspartate-semialdehyde dehydrogenase → MGYRVVVVGATGNVGREMLTILAEREFPIDEIAAVASSRSQGLTIDFGDSGKTMKCQNIEHFDFTGWDIALFAAGSGATEIYAPKAAAAGCVVIDNSSLYRMDPDVPLIVPEVNPDAIDGYKKKNIIANPNCSTAQMVVALKPLHDFAKIKRVVVSTYQSVSGAGKAGMDELFEQSRNIFVGDPAEPKKFTKQIAFNVIPHIDVFLDDGSTKEEWKMVAETKKILDPKVKVTATCVRVPVFVGHSESINIEFENEISAKEAQDILREAPGIMLVDKREDGGYITPIECVGDFATFISRVREDSTIENGINLWCVSDNLRKGAALNAVQIAELLGRRHLKKG
- a CDS encoding DUF2238 domain-containing protein, which encodes MIAGAVAMWKALPIAQRRMIVALLCAVGLANIAQPYPDLAPLQHGPTIALILATPWLLGRWPISTSSVGCIWLFLLLHTLGARWIYSYVPYDDWARTLSGHDVSSLFGTTRNGYDRLVHFSFGALLTAPVAEVARRHGGLSLRWGLAFAFAAIGLGSAIYEIFEWLLTILAAGETADYYNGQQGDVWDAQKDMAAAQIGSALALIALLRRRG
- a CDS encoding alpha/beta fold hydrolase; translated protein: MTDLLIERHEIKGFDGLPIAVHMVGTGRDLVLIHGYFSNAYTNWIRYGHAAKLVEAGFRLILPDLRGHGDSAKPHDPAAYPADALTDDNLGLVAQLGLTDYDLGGYSLGARTTVRMLARGATPRRVILSGMGLRGLVQTLDNGGYYTNVLTNLGTFPRGTSEWMTEAFLKTTKGDPAALLNILNTFVDTDEATIAGFQQPTEVICGADDDSNGNARELADVLPHGRYVEVPGNHMNAVTRKELGQAMVDFLTA